The following are from one region of the Candidatus Thermoplasmatota archaeon genome:
- a CDS encoding archaeosine biosynthesis radical SAM protein RaSEA, whose translation MPSPSLLSHPQTLNAVMRDVRGLAPREGSLEHPTKVWTEPERHGAQVLDALVVILKTRGCTWALSGGCTMCGYVNDSMVRKVEARQLLAQFRRALAESHRGQPIVKIYTSGSFLDPTEVPDEAQAAILAEIPPGVRKVTLEAQSVHATDARVAAVRAALRPEVELEIAFGLESARPAILQYSVNKHDTFGDFVAACRACRAHGVRTKAYLLVKPPFLTEREALEDAVATTLAAGSECDVVSLNACNVQSRTLVERLWKRGLYRPIWLWSLVEIIRRTHGKIPARIRCDPVGAGGARGAHNCGACDKRVLEAIEAYSLTARLEALEIEPCACVERWQDTLELEGFLQGGAMA comes from the coding sequence ATGCCTAGCCCTTCCCTCCTTTCCCACCCGCAGACGCTCAACGCCGTCATGCGCGACGTCCGGGGGCTTGCGCCGCGCGAGGGAAGCCTCGAGCATCCCACGAAGGTGTGGACCGAGCCCGAGCGCCATGGCGCCCAGGTGCTCGACGCGCTTGTCGTCATCCTCAAGACGCGCGGCTGCACGTGGGCCCTCTCGGGCGGCTGCACGATGTGCGGCTACGTGAACGACAGCATGGTGCGGAAAGTGGAGGCGCGGCAGCTCCTCGCCCAGTTTCGGCGCGCGCTTGCCGAGTCCCACCGCGGGCAGCCCATCGTGAAGATCTACACGAGCGGAAGCTTCCTCGATCCAACCGAGGTGCCCGACGAGGCGCAGGCGGCCATCCTCGCCGAGATCCCCCCGGGCGTGCGCAAGGTGACGCTCGAGGCCCAATCGGTGCACGCGACCGACGCACGTGTGGCCGCGGTGCGAGCGGCGCTTCGCCCCGAGGTCGAGCTCGAGATCGCGTTTGGCCTCGAGTCGGCCCGGCCTGCGATCCTTCAGTATTCGGTCAACAAGCACGATACCTTCGGCGACTTCGTCGCCGCTTGCCGCGCCTGCCGCGCGCACGGCGTCCGCACGAAGGCCTACCTTCTCGTGAAGCCCCCGTTCCTCACGGAGCGCGAGGCGCTCGAGGACGCCGTGGCCACCACGCTTGCGGCCGGTTCGGAGTGCGACGTCGTGAGCCTCAACGCCTGCAACGTCCAGAGCCGCACGCTCGTCGAGCGCCTCTGGAAGCGCGGGCTCTACCGGCCCATCTGGCTCTGGTCGCTTGTGGAGATCATCCGGCGGACGCACGGCAAGATCCCCGCGCGCATCCGCTGCGACCCCGTGGGGGCGGGAGGCGCGCGCGGCGCGCACAACTGCGGCGCCTGCGACAAGCGCGTCCTCGAAGCGATCGAAGCCTACTCGCTGACGGCCCGGCTGGAAGCCTTGGAGATCGAACCGTGCGCCTGCGTCGAGCGCTGGCAGGACACGCTGGAGCTCGAAGGGTTCCTGCAGG
- the arcS gene encoding archaeosine synthase subunit alpha, giving the protein MFEVQHRDAAARIALRTEGRIRLRTPAALFVETPRMPAPPEAPLVLSERPPVGGQPWVQDLGSAFLPRAPDPAADLRIEADVPFPARFDARLDAKAEELADSSQAATVLVRRAPAAVEAGRIVALPSASALFRDPRGFAQAVTTLREKAGPGALLYAPGLGLPREIALCAYAGIDLFDTLPILLAARAGEYVLPEGSLPATAADEPPCACDACRARDRSFAGLVAHGLAQQAQELARARGAVAQGRLRELAEMRARSTPEQAALLRFLDLDHFAHFEARAPILRRTPLWATGKESLQRPEIERFRRRLAERYRPPESARVLLLVPCSATKPYSDSRTHAILDRALARVPNLGAVHKVVVTSPLGVVPMELELSYPAARYDLPVTGHWDRDEAAMVADALRASLTHARYERVVAHLDDDQERLVAPALSSFESTGADDPLSAKSLESLVATLTDAVNGLPGVPRRRRELDDMASRARWQFGAGAEALVDGATIRGRYPHLKVLSPDGGQRAQLVPDRGTLSLTMEGARRLPSDAYRVEIDDFVPRGGVYGVGIVRASPDIRPEDEVLLWHGDELRGVGIAETSATEMNARLRGVAVRVRHHA; this is encoded by the coding sequence ATGTTCGAGGTGCAGCATCGCGACGCAGCCGCCCGCATCGCCCTCCGGACGGAGGGCCGCATTCGCCTGCGGACGCCAGCGGCGCTCTTCGTCGAGACCCCTCGCATGCCCGCGCCGCCCGAGGCGCCGCTTGTCCTCTCCGAGCGCCCGCCCGTGGGCGGCCAACCGTGGGTGCAGGACCTTGGAAGCGCGTTCCTTCCCCGCGCGCCCGATCCGGCGGCGGACCTTCGCATCGAGGCCGACGTCCCGTTCCCCGCGCGATTCGACGCGCGCCTCGACGCAAAGGCGGAGGAGCTTGCGGATTCTTCGCAAGCGGCGACGGTGCTTGTCCGGCGCGCGCCGGCCGCGGTCGAGGCCGGTCGCATCGTCGCCCTCCCCTCGGCCTCCGCCCTCTTCCGCGACCCGCGCGGCTTTGCCCAAGCCGTGACGACCCTTCGCGAGAAGGCCGGACCCGGCGCCCTCCTCTACGCCCCCGGCCTTGGCCTCCCGAGGGAGATCGCGCTTTGCGCCTACGCGGGCATCGACCTCTTCGACACGCTGCCGATCCTGCTTGCCGCGCGCGCCGGCGAGTACGTGCTCCCCGAGGGTTCGCTCCCCGCGACGGCGGCCGACGAGCCTCCCTGCGCGTGCGACGCCTGCCGCGCGCGCGACCGGTCCTTCGCCGGCCTTGTTGCGCACGGCCTTGCGCAGCAGGCCCAGGAGCTTGCCCGCGCGCGCGGGGCCGTCGCCCAGGGCCGCCTGCGCGAGCTTGCGGAGATGCGGGCGCGGAGCACCCCCGAGCAGGCGGCGCTCCTGCGTTTCCTCGACCTCGACCACTTCGCGCATTTCGAAGCCCGCGCGCCGATCCTGCGCCGCACACCCCTTTGGGCGACGGGGAAGGAAAGCCTCCAGCGGCCGGAGATCGAGCGCTTCCGCCGCCGACTGGCGGAGCGCTACCGCCCGCCGGAGTCCGCCCGCGTGCTGCTGCTTGTGCCCTGCAGCGCGACGAAGCCCTACAGCGACAGCCGAACGCACGCCATCCTGGACCGCGCGCTCGCGCGCGTTCCCAACCTCGGCGCCGTCCACAAGGTCGTCGTGACCTCGCCGCTTGGCGTGGTGCCCATGGAGCTTGAGCTCTCGTACCCGGCCGCACGGTACGACCTCCCCGTCACCGGCCACTGGGACCGCGACGAGGCCGCCATGGTGGCCGATGCGCTCCGCGCGAGCCTCACGCATGCGCGCTACGAGCGCGTCGTCGCGCACCTGGACGACGACCAGGAGCGCCTGGTCGCTCCGGCGCTCTCCTCGTTCGAATCCACGGGCGCCGACGATCCCCTCTCCGCAAAGTCGCTCGAAAGCCTCGTTGCGACGCTCACGGACGCCGTCAACGGCCTTCCCGGCGTCCCGCGGCGTCGGCGCGAGTTGGACGACATGGCCTCGCGCGCTCGGTGGCAATTCGGCGCCGGCGCGGAGGCGCTCGTCGACGGCGCGACGATTCGCGGCCGGTATCCCCACCTCAAGGTCCTCTCGCCCGACGGCGGACAGCGGGCGCAGCTCGTTCCCGACCGCGGCACGCTCTCCCTCACGATGGAGGGCGCGCGGCGTCTCCCGTCGGACGCGTACCGCGTGGAGATCGACGACTTCGTGCCGCGCGGAGGCGTCTACGGCGTCGGCATCGTGCGCGCCTCGCCGGACATCCGGCCGGAGGACGAGGTGCTCCTCTGGCACGGTGACGAGCTCCGCGGCGTGGGCATCGCCGAGACGAGCGCGACCGAGATGAACGCGCGCCTTCGCGGCGTGGCCGTGCGGGTGAGGCACCATGCCTAG